The Dokdonia donghaensis DSW-1 DNA window TGTAAAGTCCAGAAACCCACTCGCTCACTTTCCTTTATTGCGGTCATAAGTAATGCTCGTCCTATCCCTTTGCCTCTGGCGGTTTTAGAAATATATAAGGTAACCTCTGCTACACCTTTATAAACTTCACGGGTAGAAAATGGAGTGAGTGCTACCCAACCTAGTATAACCTCTTCTTTAATTGCAACAAATCTACACTGCTTTAAAAACTTAGCATCCCAACTCATCCAGTCTGGGACTATAGTCTCAAAAGTTGCCATACCTGTATCTAACCCATCTTGATAAATCTGAGCGCAATGGGTATAATCCTCTTTTAATAACGGTCTAATGGTCACT harbors:
- a CDS encoding GNAT family N-acetyltransferase — translated: MTIRPLLKEDYTHCAQIYQDGLDTGMATFETIVPDWMSWDAKFLKQCRFVAIKEEVILGWVALTPFSTREVYKGVAEVTLYISKTARGKGIGRALLMTAIKESERVGFWTLQAKIFAQNEASIALFQKCGFRIVGVREKLAMRDGIWHDNVLLEKRSELF